TTCAACCCTGGGCGATCGGTAAAAGAGGATTTGTTGgatcttttttatatttttttaataaattaatatttttagtattttttagttttttggtATTTAGGCTATTTGTGGTCATTTCTATGTTTTACTAGTTAGGGTTTTAGGCCTATATAACTGTCTTGTTAATTGACGTTAGAAaaagtttttttattaataattttttaacagtatattttatttttctattttccgGTATTCCTCTTTAAATCAGTAGGTTGTAGAAGATTTCTTCTGGTATTCTTGCGCAAATCAATAGATTCAATAGCCTGCGGGATAATCATTATTCCATCTGGCGTCACATAGATATCCAAAACTTTAAaatgcaaagaaagaaaaaatcctaatagaaagaaaaaaattcttaataaacTCACAATCCTAAAATCCTTAAACagatttaaaatctaaaaatatataagagataaattatcaaaaataccaaaaatacaaaaaaaaaaaaaactccaaaaattagaacaaaaataatctactaaaaatatatacaaaaatctaACGAATCCTGCATCACTTCTTTGATCAGCCATGTTGAATTTCGAAAGATCTCCTGGATCGGGTTGTTGTACTAACTAACTTATCTACATATCTATGGTAGGAGAGATGCTCACTCCCTTACCAATTATATTTTTTCTTGCTACAGAGTTTACATTGGTGGAAAAGTATGAGGGAGAGGGGAAGAGAAGGGAAAGTGATAAAGAAATATACATTATCATCGGCATGAGTATACCAACGTCTAAGATGCGATCAGTTTGCATGTACATGTTGGCCAAAGAACAAGATATCTGCCATTTGATGCTTTTTTTAGAAAAATGTTTTCAAATTCTTCCCTATAAAATTTGGACTAAATGGCCTGCCAAAGGTGGTAGGTGACCTAGAACTATTTGTTAATCCTCGTGATATAGATCAGTTATAATTTTAAACTCCTCGGTTGGCAGTCGCATTGCCCCTCAAATAACAGGTAATTATATCATTTAGGTATTGAATTGTTGGGCACATCACCTAACATGGAAGACTTTGTTTGCGATGCCTTAAGACATTTTCCTCCAGCTTAACATCAATCAGTTTCTTACTTAATTATGCAGTGGTTGCATTATGAGAACGAACGGAGAAAAGTGTAAGCActatatatattgatgatattagTAATTGAACTCATGCTCGTAAACAGTATATATAGCACACCTTTTCATTCTTCAATTAGGAAACAACTATATACATTTTAAAGTTCTGTCAAACAATTACTAGCATGTGTCTACAGGTTGTGCAAGGTCATGCACAAATTGGTTCCTAATTGAATTCATAATTGCGCTGCAGTTCCAATTAAAAAGTGTTCCACACTTGAGACAAGCAATAGTCAGACAAGTAGCTCTCCAAGTTTCCTTGAGGCAGATCAGGAGGGAAATCCCTTTCCGAGTTGACCTCCATTTTGGTGAAGTGATTCGACACGAGCTTCATCCCATCTGCATGTTCAGATATTGCAGTCTGAGACAAAGGAGTGGCTGAAACATCTTGGGGGCTAATCGAGTTTGTCGTCCTCGCTGGCATGAGATGGGAGAAGCAGGGCACTTGCTCATTCTCCTCGGAGCTCGATGGGTCCATGGCGATGAAGGATTCCATCAGAGGAGGCAGAGATATGTCATGATAGCTAGAAGTCTCAATGGTTGGTTTGGAGGTATCTCTTTTGCTCTTGCTGAACACTCTGCACAAGACCCAGTCTTCCTGCTTTGAGTCGAACAGTTTTGGTGGACCGAAAGACGAATCAGAGTCTAACTCAGATTCCATGCGGAACTCATGCATGACCCAGTCAGTCTTTCGTCCCTTGGGGGCTCTTCCTTTGTAGAACACTAACGTCTTTCTCATACCTACCAAGACTTCCTTTCTCTTCACTAGACGGTCCTTTCCTGTTGCCTTCCAATATCCCGATTGGGTTGCTCGGTTCGTCCGGTGTCCAGTAGCATACTTCCGGTCGCGAAGGCTGAAAAAGTACCACTCCTTGCCCCCAACACATGCCATGTCTGCTCCAAGGACCAAAGTATATGTTAATTATCAATACAATTAAGTTGATTCAATAATTCTTAAAACATCGATCGATGACATGACAATTGGATATTTAAAGATCAATGCTCCAAAAAGATTGCGAAGGAGTTTTGTTGTGGGTAGTAAATAAGATGATATTACttgtaaaaatataaataaataaatataattaaatcaattaataattgaGCTGGGATGTGGAAAGAGTTGTACGATATTGAAACTCTCGTATTTGATGGCTTGTTTTAATTTGGTTGTACATAGGAGAAGAAAAGTCCGACTAGAATAGCTGAAGACATGCAGAGATAATTATTCTCCAAATTGACATGAATTTAAACACATAAAATTCAATTTTTGGTTTTCTTGGAggtaaaaaaattatctttaaaaaaatgcaaagtaaagaaataacgaGACTGTAGAATCAAAAAGAGGAAATTGCATTGTCGAGGGGGATGGCATCAAAATTGCAgtagaaaaattataattaagatGTAAATACCTGGAAGGTCCCATGGCTCACACTTGTTGAGGTCGACGTCGATGATGATGATGGGGAAGTAGGAAGAGGTGCTACCTGCCATGAGCTTGGGTTGGAGGTAATCGCAGACGAGCTCTTCGTCTCGCGGGTGGAAGCGGAAGCCTGGCGGCAGCTGGTGCTCTGCCATGCTCAGGAAGTTGCTCATGGCGCTGGTCTTGATGTGAGCAAGAAAGGGGGATAGAAGACGAAGAGGTAGAGGATGGAGTAGTTCTCTTGAGAAGAGAAGACGATGTCATGCAACGACCAGGCGTATTAATAGAGGATGGTCGAAGTCAACTGGAGAGAGAGAGGATTGGGGATCGAGGTTTGAGGAGGAGAGAAGTGTGGACAGGTTTGTCTTAGGTGAGTATCGAATATAGTTGAGGCCATTGAGCTGCCAAATGTGATGAGTGAGCAGTGTTTGAAAAATCTGACCAACCATGTGATAGACGAACTGTAGCTGTTTGATTTAATGTGTTAATTATGGATTTAATAGAGAATTAGATTGAGGGACGCAAAAGTTTGGAGGATGGAATGGTTGACAAATTATGTTCGTGCGAGGATTGCAGTTCGACAACAACATTCAAATCAAAGATTTCCAAAGAAAATAGAAATCTGGGGACGAGTCTGACTCTATCTCATCATAGTAAAATATGAATTGTATTTTCGGCTCGTGCATGCTATCGTGGCTCCATAGAGATCAATATCAAACTCCCCTTTaaaacgaatttttttttttcttttgaaaaataatttaaatttagagtttaaattttctattttaatatcaaaaatattttgaactcggaaaagaaatattttgaactctgaaaaatattttcaacctcaaaaaaaacatattttgagctctaaaaattctttttaattttagtcaaaaaaaaaaaaagttgactccccctttttaaaaggaaaatttattactACGTATAAAAAGTATTCGTACAAAATGAATAACTCACAGTGATGCTCGAAGAAGAAGATCGAAAAAGACGCTGGTGAAGATGTTGTTACTGTCATTGAAAAGATCACTGTGTACGACCTCCTCAGATTTTCCACAAATCAAATCATTCTTTATTGGATGTTCTCCTTGCACCTTTGCCCACACCTTTGATCTTTGGCTTGGACGTCATTTTATAAGGGGATTGAGGAACATAAAGAGGTAGGAGTGTTCCTTCCTCACCTCAAACCAacgcattaatgaagaaaatgaaggGAAAGAGGTGCCCCTTCATCTCCTCAAAGTCTAACATCTCCAACTCATCCAAGTCAATCCTTAAAAGTTAACTAGTCACATAAACCATGTATGTCACGcctcaggtagtccctgccaaaaaaaatttcggcagcatctcccctgtacgggtgacaatatgaaacttcctacaatgccctcagggccacatatatctCGGCCAACACTGTCGGAACAATAATAGTATATAACAGTACAAATATaagcaaacacccacgcagtttaatagtgaaactaaactaatgcaacgataAGCAAAACCATCTCTAAAAtcttactcaactacacccataaaactcaaatccgatatcctactcaactacacctataaaacacaaatcaccagCATATATCCAAACGAAAACCCTTTGATAATAAGAGATCgtacaagatccaagtgccaaaagATACCAGTCTAAATAACATAGAAAATAACATAAGCCAAAATGTGTGAACTCGTCGCAACGCGgagtggtgggggactagcgactggaacctcttgAACAGCCTcgacctgaaaatagtaataacaggggtgagtccaacactcagcggatacctagttgacatgcatagtaaataatatataaccagcagtaataaatatgtgtacagtctcctgaataaatATCATATGAAAAACTATAAGGTAAAGGAGTATCTGTATTAACCAGGACCTGGATATAAGGAAAagcaaggtcgtcagaccgaggagTATCATAATCTTGTACGCATGTCAATCAAatacatccatccaatatgcagcaaacaaagtgcagcaaacacaagcaataaatgcatatcctgtatgcatgtctaGCAATGCATCCAtaaaaaatgcagcatataaagtgcagtaaccacaagcaataaatgcatattgttagttagagccctagagtcaattatttgatgattgtattatggacttgttgtatcatattcttatataaataaagacatttattttttgttattatacttacttgtattggtgccacataaactaagtataatagcgtccttgagtagaaggttcttcttacctatatcaatcgattagttgaatcgatagtgagatgatatagggaacactactcttaatcattcctagtcgagtattaacattcagggacaatgttaatgcaataagactagcatgtaggtcaactcgatgacttgatctcacaagtcatggatatagagatatcaagttgacacataagtatgcattggagaatgtatactgaatgacccgccatgagaaagtatcatggatcgttatatgagtgtcatatactttctcatgtgactattagtatgactactagtccttagacctgaagtcaccatggttccctacataaggagttatgtactttagtttcgtcaaacgtcatccgtaactgggtggactataaaggcgattactagttatgtaacgaattatgcagagggatgtgagtgatgtagatgggatctatccctcctatataacgggagagacatcgatattcttgatagagtgagaccacgaagtgcatggtcatgcctaaataagtcaatatgagatattgagctcatttgatttagtgagcctacttggagttcaagatttagattgatcagatgatgacacggtctatgccttacattgatcaatctagatgtctaggatagaaggacacttgtcatattttgtgaggagtcacaattagtagtcacaaggtgatgttggatctcaacattcttgtaatttggatagtaatgatgtgttgctagataccgctcattacttatgctcctaaatgggtttaggggcattgccaacgttacaagaacctatagggtcacacactaaggacaattagatggagattaggatcatatgatgaaccaagaggattaggttcatgtgatgaattaaattggattaagagtaatcctaattgagctaattgagttggactcaagttgattcatgtgtttaatgagtctaatttagattatgactcattgaatcaatttaattaaatgaattagattcattatattaaattggcttgaattaaatggttggattagatcaaccatgagagagattaagtcaagtttgtcttgacttgagaggaagaggaagagtcaagtttgacttgactttatgccacatcatttgtgacttggcattaagtggccaatgatgatgtgccacatcatcatagttaacacatgtgtgtgccacctaatggaggttacaaattccctttgctttaatgtggctggccacattaatgagaggagttacactttgttgtggccggccactaaggggaatgaatgggattctttttcattcaaggcaattttgattccatcttcttccttgctctctcttcttgctctccctctcctcatcttgctgagaccttcttggagtgctagcacactctaaggttctccctccatcgatttgttcgtgtggatacgcatagagagttgtttaccttgacaacttgagatccggcatctccttggacaaacgggactcgcgaagggcacactacgagggtaaaactctttaacatatagttctagtgtagatctataggttagtaaactcgtactcatagtttttcgaaattttattctttgcacggatccggtggcgggggtttcggggtttccgcgacgcgaaaaagcgattttcgtggcccaaaagacccaacagtggtattagagccacgtgcgaagcgagtacgagtttaatttgatttttatgaaaaaatataggttctgtaactttctgtaattttatggtttttatggtttttatgggtatttttctcatagaagcgaagcacaagtgtttcgacacttgtaggcttcgactaccgagaagatttttccgaaacggcaaggtttcgccccaaaactttttgggacagcgggctaaggcactgtaagatcgctaaggaacactcgcgatggttagatcgtgggtaggggcgatgcccctggccccgctaggggattcgttccgcgattggcccgaaaacccgctaaacagaaccgccgggaattttactcataaaaattgtaaaaattatagtaaaaattagagaaaattatagaaaatacataatttagaattatgtaccatttgtgatagtcatggcccaaaaggacccaatttgattggtatatttgtgttgtaattcatattacggcctgcgcgccgtcatttgtgttgtgtgtgctgtatatttgatacgcgacctgcgcgtcttgcctttctccatttattcttgttgtaaattagtttatactcgaatgtaactcgagtttcaaaattataatgtacaaaattggagcggtggaaggttcactcgagacggagttacgagaagggcgcgagcaacacaaggtggtcaaagggaggagcttaagaagttgttgaccttaggttgaccatccgatcttctcattggtttgagaagatcgtagtagggccatgactaatcacaaataatttaattaattgcttgtgtgtatgtgatgcataattagtaattaattagtgtctaacgattagattagatctaaatcgtgtacaagatgcaccctctcgattagattagatctcaatcgcatcaactctaatgcctaccatgccatgatacctatcactacctcgatcacatgtgttgttgaatctgccaaagtagagcaacacatattatcttggtagggtacggagggacaatcttgttcccgcttatcaacgcatgagcgagtacaaactcaattagattgagtattcttagttaactcggttggatcgagtacaactataggcattcttccaatggttgaaaagataggacataaatcatatttatattaattcttgggcgtattagccaaagctaactcaagttttaatataaccacggataatgatcctataaacaagagttacatagagatgtaattggtaaatcgttacctaccgatcatactaaatcttggacgtattagccaaagctaactcaagagttagtatgatgtggatcttgtcccacatgaattatagaattcagtgggagcattatttagttaaagacctaattaaatgatttaaaagaatatgatatttgttttctgcatttttatgttgtagataaccatgacgtcgaatacgaactctttctccctgtgttctgtccttgagaaggataaGCTCAACGAATCAAATtccctggactggtacaggaacttgagaatagttctcacccaggaacgtaaactgtacgttctggagcagcccattccggaggctcctcctgccaatgccccgtgagctgacaaagatgcttataagaagcatcaagatgacgcattagatgtgtcctgtctaatgctcgcgaccatgaactctgagcttcagaagtaacacgagttaatgggcgcttacgatatggttgaacatcttcgtcaactgtatcaaggacaagtgtggcatgagagatttgagatctcaagggcactatttctaTGCAACATGTCAGATgaggctcctgtaggcccatatgtactcaaaatggttgggtacatagaaaacctacagaggttgggattcccgcttggccaagagctggccactgacctgatcttgcaatccttgccggatagctatagttagttcgttctaaactacaatatgaacaaaattgataagtcactgcccgagctgcttagcatgttaagaactgctgagctaaaccttaagaaggctaagccccactctgttctgatggttcagaaatacaagggcaagggcaagcccaaaagcaaaggaaagtcccaagccaagggcaaaagcaaggcactgaagcctaaaggaggggtcgccaaagatgctacctgcttccactgcggtcagaggaactgtaaggtgtacctggaagatcttaagaagaagcgaagtgagacttccacttcaggtatatatgttatagaagtcaatctatctatttcttcatcatgggtattaaataccggatgtgcttctcacatttgtactaatgtgcaggcgctgagaaatagcagggcattggcgaagggtgaggtggacctacgagtaggcaatggagcacgggttgctgctgttgctgtaggaacttatcatctatctctgccctctgggcttgtattagaattagatgaatgttgttatgtgcctactttaactaagaacataatttcagtttcttgtttggacaagaaaggtttctcttttataattaaggacaaatgtttttctgtttatttaaaagatatgttctattgtggtgcacctctgatgaacggactctacattgtagaccttgaaagccctatctataacataaataccaagaggttcaagtcaaatgacttgaaccaaacctatctctggcactgtcgcttaggtcatataaatgacaagcgcttatcccagctctataaggatggtttgctggactcatttgattttgaatcttatgagacgtgcgagtcatgcctactaggcaagatgaccaagactccctttagtggatacaacgaaagagcgactgatttgttaggacttatacatagtgatgtatgtggccctttcaatgtcactgctagaggcggttataggtactttatcacatttattaatgacttcagtagatatggttatgtgtacttgatgacacataagtcagaatcctttgaaaagtttaaagaattcaagaatgaagtacagaaccagcttggcaagagtattaagatacttcgatcagattgaggtggagagtaccttagccatgagtttcgtgactatctagctgagtgtgggattctatcccaactcactcctcctggaacaccacagtggaatggtgtatccgaaaggaggaatcgtaccctattagatatggtacgatctatgatgagtcacacagatcttccgacattcctttggggttatgctctagatacgacagcttttatactcaaccgagttccatccaaagccgtgataaagacaccatataggatatgttctgggagagatgctcaggtgtcttttatgaggatttggggtagtgaggcttacgtacgacgtcaagtctccgacaaattaggactcaaatctgacaagtgctactttattggatatcccaaggaaactaagggatattacttctatattcccagtcagcataaggtagttgtggcaaagactggggtctttctagaaagagactttgtttctagaaaaactagtgggagtacgttcgatcttgaagaagttcaagatgcagaccatagcactgaagtctcgatggaagttgaactggaaccacaaagtgttgtggatgatgttgttccacaaagagttgaggaacaacaatcagtttaagtagacatacctcttcgcaggtctgatagggaacgtcgtcagtctgagagatactcatttttcttgtctgaccataatgacgttgtgctcatagaggatgagcctatcacctatcaagaagctgtgatgaaaccagattccgagaaatggctagaggccatgagatccgaaatggaatccatgtacaccaaccaagtatggactttggttgatccacctgaaggggtaaaacccattgggtgtaagtgggtctttaagagaaaggctGACATGAatagacttatctataagggtcgtttggtagctaaaggtatcaagcagattcatggtattgactatgatgaaaccttgtctctagtagccatgtttaagtctattcggatcatgcttgctattgcagcatgccatgactatgagatatggtagatggatgtcaaaatcgcgtttttgaatggaaacctgctcgaggatgtgtacatgacacaacctgagggttttgtagatccacagcatactagcagagtatgcaagctgcataaatccatttatggactaatgcaagcttctcagagctggaatcttcgattcgatgatgcaatcaaatagtttggtatcatcaagaatgaagatgaaccttgtgtctacaagaaggttgtaggggacatagttgtcttcctcatattatatgtggatggcatactactcattgggaaggacatccctttgctacagtctgttaagacttggctagggacatgtttttcaatgaaggacttaggtgaggcatcccgcattctagggatacagatctatagagatagatctaagagattacttggcctaactcagagtacatatattgacaaggtactccttcagtttgccatgtagaactccaagaagggatttctgtcgatgtcacatggcgtgagtctttcgaagactcaaggtccctcttctagagaggagagagaccgcatggatcagatcccttatgcctcagccataggatctatcttgtatgccatgctatgtactcgacctgatgtctcatatgctttgagcatgacgagcagatatcagtcagatctaggtgaaagtcactggatagcggtcaagaatattcttaagtacttaagaaggactaaagaatatttcttgatatattgaggaaatgacgagctagctgtaaagggttacagtgatgctagcttctagaccgacTAGGAttattatcgatcacagtcagggttcgtattttgtataaatggtggtgctgtgagctggaagagttcgaagcaggacacagtagctgattctacgatcgaggccgagtacattgctgcatcagaggcagcaaaggaggcagtttggatccgcaagttcatcactgaacttggggtggttcccagtatcactaaccctattgagctctattgtgacaacaatggagctatagcataggcgaaggaacctcgctcacaccaacggaccaaacacatactacggcgcttccatctcattcgagagattatcgagagagaagatgtgaagatttgcagagtacctacagaggctaacattgcagatcccttgaccaaggctttggcacagaggaagcatgatggtcacactaggtcattggggcttagagcctacactgattggcactagtgctagtgggagtttgttagttagagccctagaaccaatcatttgatgattgtattatggacttgttgtatcatattcttatataaataaaggtatttgtttttggttattatatttacttgtattggtgccaaataaaataagtataatagcgtccttgagtagaaggttcttacctatatcaatcgattggttgaatcaatagtgagatgatatagggaacactactcttaatcattcctagtcgagtattaacattcagggacaatgttaatgcaataagacttgcatgtaggtcaactcgatgacttgatctcacaagtcatggatatagagatatcaagttgacacatgggtatgcattggagaatgtatactgaatgacccgccatgagaaagtatcatggatcgttatatgagtgtcatatactttctcatgtgactattagtatgactactagtccttagacctgaagtcaccatggttccctacataaggagttatgtactttagtttcgtcaaacgtcttccgtaaatgggtggactataaaggcgattactgggtatgtaacgaattatgcagagggatgtgagtgatgtagatgggatctatccctcctatatgacgggagagacatcgataatcttgatagagtgagaccacgaagtgcatagccatgcccaaatgagtcaatatgagatattgagctcatttgatttactgagtctacttggagttcaagatttagattgatcagaggatgacacggtctatgcctcacattgatcaatctagatgtctaggatagaaggacacttgtcatattttgtgaggagtcacaattagtagtcacaaggtgatgtttgatctgaacattcttgtaacttgggtagtaatgatgtgttgctagataccgctcattacttatgctcctaaatgggtttaggggcattgccaacgttacaagaacctatagggtcacacactaatgataattagatggagattaggttcatatgatgaaccaagaggattaggttcatgtgatgaatcaaattggattaagagtaatcctaattgggctaatttagttggactcaagttgattcatgtgttcaatgagtttaatttagattatgactcgttgaatcaatttaattaaatgaattagattcattatattaaattgtcttgaattaaatggttggattagatcaaccatgagagagattaagtcaagtttgtcgtgacttgagaggaagaggaagagtcaagtttgacttgactttatgccacatcatttgtgacttggcattaagtggccaatgatgatgtgccacatcatcatagttaacacatgtgtgtgccacctaatggaggttacaaattccctttgctttaatgtggtccgccacattaatgagaggagttacactttgttgtggccggccactaaggggaatgaatgagattctttttcattcaaggcaattttgattccatcttcttccttgctctctcttcttgctctccctctcctcatcttgtcgagaccttcttggagtgctagtacactctaaggttctccctccatcgatttgttcgtgtggatatacatagagagttgtctaccttgacaacttaagat
The genomic region above belongs to Zingiber officinale cultivar Zhangliang chromosome 11A, Zo_v1.1, whole genome shotgun sequence and contains:
- the LOC122031921 gene encoding NAC domain-containing protein 21/22-like, with translation MSNFLSMAEHQLPPGFRFHPRDEELVCDYLQPKLMAGSTSSYFPIIIIDVDLNKCEPWDLPDMACVGGKEWYFFSLRDRKYATGHRTNRATQSGYWKATGKDRLVKRKEVLVGMRKTLVFYKGRAPKGRKTDWVMHEFRMESELDSDSSFGPPKLFDSKQEDWVLCRVFSKSKRDTSKPTIETSSYHDISLPPLMESFIAMDPSSSEENEQVPCFSHLMPARTTNSISPQDVSATPLSQTAISEHADGMKLVSNHFTKMEVNSERDFPPDLPQGNLESYLSDYCLSQVWNTF